One stretch of Streptomyces sp. NBC_01363 DNA includes these proteins:
- a CDS encoding R3H domain-containing nucleic acid-binding protein: protein MTEGTTSTAAEGSDTLTRLEQEGEIAADYLEGLLDIADLDGDIDMDVEADRAAVSIISDSARDLQKLVGRDGEVLEALQELTRLAVHRETGDRSRLMLDIAGFRAKKRAELAELGAKAADEVKSTGEPVKLDPMTPFERKVVHDAVAAAGLRSESEGEEPERFVVVLPA from the coding sequence GTGACGGAAGGCACCACCTCCACGGCCGCTGAGGGCAGCGACACCTTGACCCGCCTTGAGCAGGAGGGCGAGATCGCAGCGGACTACCTCGAGGGTCTGCTCGACATCGCCGACCTGGACGGCGACATCGACATGGATGTCGAGGCGGACCGGGCCGCGGTCTCGATCATCAGCGACTCGGCACGTGATCTGCAGAAGCTCGTGGGCCGCGATGGTGAGGTGCTGGAGGCGCTCCAGGAGCTGACGCGGCTTGCTGTTCACCGGGAGACCGGAGACCGCAGCCGACTGATGCTGGACATCGCGGGCTTCCGGGCCAAGAAGCGGGCGGAGCTCGCCGAGCTGGGTGCCAAGGCCGCGGATGAGGTCAAGAGCACCGGTGAGCCGGTGAAGCTGGACCCGATGACGCCGTTCGAGCGCAAGGTTGTTCACGACGCGGTCGCGGCCGCCGGTCTGCGCAGCGAGTCCGAGGGCGAGG